Proteins encoded in a region of the Drosophila busckii strain San Diego stock center, stock number 13000-0081.31 chromosome 2L, ASM1175060v1, whole genome shotgun sequence genome:
- the LOC117135041 gene encoding uncharacterized protein LOC117135041, whose amino-acid sequence MLVQFLLKLLCIQQRIAKQAKFIMPVLVRNINKAPAWELYLRLMRTIDKLIAAFYRAQCSMDKQSNAVELTKALIKMAQLIEVQTALLRHVVILFKSSSVGLN is encoded by the exons ATGCTAGTGCAGTTTCTTTTAAAG ctgctctGTATTCAACAAAGGATCGCTAAGCAAGCAAAGTTCATAATGCCCGTTCTTGTGAGGAATATCAACAAAGCACCCGCCTGGGAATTGTATCTGCGCCTTATGCGCACCATTGATAAGcttattgctgctttttacAGAGCGCAATGCTCAATGGACAAGCAATCCAACGCTGTGGAGCTTACTAAAGCGTTAATCAAGATGGCCCAATTGATCGAGGTGCAGACTGCATTGCTTAGACATGTTGTGATACTATTCAAATCTAGCTCAGTTGGATTGaactaa